From the genome of Oxyura jamaicensis isolate SHBP4307 breed ruddy duck chromosome 2, BPBGC_Ojam_1.0, whole genome shotgun sequence, one region includes:
- the NT5C3A gene encoding cytosolic 5'-nucleotidase 3A isoform X3, with amino-acid sequence MPEFQKKTVHIKDPGRVEEIICGLIKGGAAKLQIITDFDMTLSRFSYNGKRCPTCHNIIDNSKLITEECRKKLLQLKETYYAIEIDPALTIEEKYPYMVEWYNKSHALLIEQGLEKDKFAEIVRESDVMLKEGYENFFDKLSEHNIPVFIFSAGIGDILEEVIHQAGVYHSNVKVVSNFMDFDENGILKGFKGELIHVYNKHDGALKNTEYFKQLKDNSNIILLGDSQGDLSMADGVANVEHILKIGYLNDKVDELLEKYMDSYDIVLVKDESLEVANSILQKIL; translated from the exons ATGCCAGAATTTCAGAAGAAGACTGTCCACATTAAGGACCCAGGGAGAGTAGAAGAGATTATCTGTGGCCTCATCAAAGGTGGAGCTGCAAAACTTCAg ATAATTACAGATTTTGATATGACATTAAGTAGATTTTCCTACAATGGAAAAAGATGTCCAACTTGTCATA ACATCATTGATAACTCAAAACTCATCACAGAGGAATGTCGGAAAAag ttacTGCAGCTGAAAGAAACTTATTATGCTATTGAAATTGACCCAGCCCTCACTATCGAAGAAAAATACCCATATATGGTAGAATG GTACAATAAATCTCATGCATTACTCATTGAACAAGGCTTAGAAAAAGATAAGTTTGCAGAAATTGTGAGGGAATCTGATGTTATGCTGAA AGAAGGATATGAGAACTTCTTTGATAAACTCAGTGAACATAATATCCCCGTGTTCATATTTTCTGCTGGGATTGGGGACATTCTTGAGGAAGTTATCCACCAGGCTGGAGTCTACCATTCTAATGTCAAAGTGGTTTCCAATTTCATGgattttgatgaaaat gGAATATTAAAAGGATTTAAAGGAGAATTGATTCATGTTTACAACAAACATGATGGTGCCTTGAAGAATACAGAGTATTTCAAACAACTAAAAGACAACAGTAATATAATACTGCTGGGTGATTCCCAAGGAGACTTGAGTATGGCAGACGGAGTAGCAAATGTTGAACACATTCTTAAAATTGGATATCTCAATGATAAA GTAGATGaacttttggaaaaatatatggATTCTTATGATATTGTCTTGGTGAAAGATGAATCCCTGGAAGTTGCCAACTCTATCCTGCAGAAAATCCTGTAA